The Cyanobacteria bacterium GSL.Bin1 genome segment ACTTGGCTATTTTCCAAAGGCATGATGGTTCCCACCGGTAAAACCCTGCCTCCGCAACGGATTAACGCTATGTTAAATACTTTCTTTGGCTTACTGGCGAATGAACCCCCTGCGGTTGCCGATACCTTTATTAAAGATCGCGCGGGCTGGCTTTTATTCAACCGTCTTGCCCTGAAAGCAGCTTGGATGAATCCTGCCCTCATTGGTTGGATTTGGGAACAAGCGGGTAGTAAAGACTTTTTCCGGTGGGTCGGTAGCTATCTCAGTTTTACCCTTGATGCCATCATTGGTTTTTTATTCCGAGGTTGGTTTCCGCAGTGGCTGCAAAATAATCAATCTTGGTTAGAAAAACGGTTTCCGGCACTTTGGTTAAGAGGACTGAGTTTTAGCTATTCTCTGACCAATGGTTTAGGAAAATTGAGCACTCAGGATCCTGACTCTTCAATCTGATGCAAGAGAAAGTTGGGGTGAAAGGGAGTAACTTTCCTTTTTCCCCTTTAAAACTGAACCAGAGAACGAAATCACCCTCAAATAGCCAGTGTTATCGTAAGAAAGGACTGACAACTGCAAAAACAATATGACCGCATCTCCTTCTGTTAAACAGAATACCCGCCCCCAAGAAAATGACTGGCGACTGCTACTCCGTCTTGCCCCCTATGCGACTCGCAATAAACCCCTCCTCATTACGTCTTTAAGCTTACTCATTCCCTTATCAATTGCAGGTGCAGTTCAACCCTTAATTATTGGACAAGCAATCTCTTTTTTAAAAGATGAAAAAACCTGGTCATTTTTGGACGGAATGTCTTTCAGTCAAGGTTTAAATATTCTCACGGGGCTTTTATTACTAACAATTGTCATCCGGCTCATTTTTAATGCTTTGCAGGGCTATTTAGTGCAGCGTGTAGGGCAAGAAATCACGGCTAATATTCGCAATGATTTATTTAATCATGTCACCTCTCTGGCAGCTAATTTTTTCGACCGCACCCCTGTCGGGCGTTTAGTGACTCGTCTGACGAGCGATGTCGAAGCATTAGGAGATGTTTTCTCAACCGGCGCGGTGGGAATTATTAGTGATATTGTTTATATTATTGTCATTACAATTACGATTTTTACCCTGCAGTGGCAGTTAGCAACATTACTGATTTTAATGTTCTTTCCCGTTACTGGGTTAATTATTTATTTTCAGAGGAAGTATCGTAACGCGAACTATCGTTCCCGAGAAGAATTATCGAGTCTCAACTCAATGTTACAAGAAAATGTTGTTGGGATTAATATTGTCCAGTTATTCCGACGAGAAAATTTCAATAATGATCTGTTTCGGAAGATTAATCAGCGTTATTTAAAAGAAATTAAACAAACGATTTTTTATGAATCGGCAGTTTCCGCTACGTTAGAATGGATTGCACTGATCGCGATCGCGGGCGTTTTAGCATTAGGGGGAATCCTAATTTTAGGGGATAGTTTAAACTTTGGTACGCTATCGGCTTTTATTTTATATGCGCAACGTTTATTTGAGCCTTTGAGACAGTTTGCGGAGAAATTTACTCTTCTCCAAACCGGATTCACTGGGGTTGAACGCATCACTGAATTATTAAGTGAACCCATTGAAATTCGCGATCCAGAAAGACAACAACAAAAGGACTTATCAGCCGTCAGTACCGCAGAAGGTGTGAAAGGAGAAATTCGGTTTGAGAATGTTTCCTTCGCCTATAAAAAAGATGAACCCGTGCTAAAAAACTTAGACTTTCTCATTAAACCCGGCGAAAAAGTGGCGTTAGTCGGTCCCACAGGCGCAGGAAAAAGTTCAATTATTCGGTTATTGTGTCGTCTCTATGAACCCACTTCCGGTCGCATTTTAGTGGATGGAATTGATATTAGAGACTTGCCGCAAAAAGACTTACGTCGGCATATTGGGGTCATTTTGCAAGAGAATTTTCTCTTTGCCGGTGATGTAAAAGATAACATTACGCTGGGTGAACGTTATTCTTTTGAGACGGTTAAACAAGCAGCAGCAATGACCAATGTGAATCGCTTTATTGAACAACTTCCCCAAGGGTACGATACACCCTTAAGAGAAAGAGGCAATAACTTATCGGGCGGACAAAAACAATTGCTTGCTTTTGCACGGGTTGCGATTCGCGATCCCCGGGTTCTGGTACTCGATGAAGCAACTGCCAGTTTAGATGTGGGAACAGAGGCGTTAGTGCAAGATGCCTTAAGTCATTTGTTAGAAGAACGCACTGCCATTATTATTGCCCACCGTCTTTCAACTATTCGCGATGTGGATCGGATTTTGGTGTTAAAACAGGGCGAACTCGTTGAGTCGGGAACCCATGATGAATTGATTGCAGAAGGGGGAATGTATTCCAGTTTGTATCAGTTACAAATGATGGGTCAAAGGTAAGCAAAAATAGTTGATGTGCTTAACCCGTTATGATCCAAAGCTATGCTGATTCCAGAACCGAACGTTTTGCCAATGGTGAAAGAGTTCCGCAATTTGAGAGTTTTCGTCGCCAAGCTGAAAAACGATTGCGTATTCTAGAAGCAGCGATGAGTTTAGACGATCTGAGACAGTTACGCAGTAACCGCTTAGAAGCTCTCAAAGGCGATCGCGCAAGACAATATAGCATTAGGGTTAATAGCCAGTGGCGAATTTGCTTTGAGTGGTCTCAAGATGCGGATGGTCCGGAAAAAGTAGAAATTGTTGATTATCATCCTTAGAGGAAAGTACTATGGCTCGTACACCCATTCATCCCGGAGAAATTCTTGCTGATGAACTGGACGTTTTAAACTTGAGTGCCACTGACTTGGCAAATCAAATTAACGTACCAGCAGATTATATTACGCAACTAATCAGGGGGGAGAGTAATCTAACGGCTGATTTAGCATTAAGACTGGGACAATATTTCAACACAACCGCAGAACTCTGGATGAACTTGCAAAAAACCTATGAACTGGATCAAGCACGACTGGCTCTCGGTTCAACTCTTGAATCGATACCAAAGCATTCTCAGCATTCATCTTAACAATTACGTTACTGGCTTATTTTTTAGCTTGCACAACTTGTAAACTACCTCCAGCGTAAAGGGTTTGCTGGCAATCTTTAAAGCCGATCGCGCTCAATTTTTCCGGTAAATTCAGTTTGACAAACTGCCAAGCGGTTTCCGTTTCAAATAAAGTCATAAATGCAGCTAATCCCGGCACAAAAATGGGATTGTGGGGTTGATGCAAGTCGATGCACGCAAAAGTTCCCTCAGGTTTTAAAACGCGATAGACTGCCTCTAAAATCTGGGTGAGTTGTTCCGGTTTCATTTCATGTAACGCGACACTGGTTTGGACTATATCAAAACTAGCAGTGGCGAAGGGGAGTGCTTCGGCTAATCCCTCCACATAATTGGCTTCAGGGGCACGTTTTTTTGCCCGTTCTAACGCCAGCGGCGAGGCATCTAAGCCGGTGACATGATGAGAATATTGCAGCAGAAATTGGGTGGTTTGCCCTGCCCCACAGCATAAGTCTAAAATTTGGGAATGCGCGTCGAAAGAAAGTCCTTGTAGCGCCAGTTCTCGGAAGCGGGCTTCTCCGCCGACTGATAAAGCAGACAGTCGCGCGATCGCGTCATATAACCATTGATATTGGTAACTCCATTTGCGTAGGATTGTCGCCACAAGCTCATCTCCTTCTTTCTAACTCTTCTCGATCAAACCTGACTCCCGAACGGCTAACGTCTACCTATATTTGTACAACACTCCTTCTCAGGCTTGACACTCCCCCGGCTAAAGCGCGGGGGAGTGTCAACAGGCACGTGAAAGTAAAGGGTGACGCAAGCCCTGATGACCCCTCACTTCGGGACTATTGGCACAAAAGAAGCCTCAAGATAGGAAAACACAAATGGGCAAAAGGCTCTAAATACGAACAATTAGCTAAAATGCAAAATCATCGATGTCCTGTCTGTGGTGACAGCCTCTATAACGAAGAAGAAATCGAAACCCACCATATAATATCTGTGAAAGAAGGTGGCTCAGATGACCCTGAGAATTTAGTCCACTTGCACAAAGTGTGCCATAAACAGCTACATAGCTCAAAATCCAAGAAACTGGCTGGAAGTAAGGCTTGAGCCGTTACACCAGCAAGGATAAACACGACGCTGGTGTTCTGATTGTACCGAAACAGAAAAATCAGTTGATAGCCATTTGAGAGCATCTGACACACTCTGACACAGGCAAGAGCCTGTTCTGTGGTATGCATACACTCATGTCCAAATCATAGCAAGTACACATAGTTTTTCGCCAGCGCGATCGCGCAGCTAGGCTAGTCATCAAACGTTATCATTTTTCATCCAAATGCTCAGCCACCGCTTGATATAACTCTAGGATGTGGTGATCTGCCAAGTGATAAAACACTTTACGTCCTCGCTTTTGGTAGCCCACAAGACGCATGGCACGGAGATTTCGTAGTTGGTGAGAAACCGCCGACTCACTCATCCCTAAACTTTCTGCTAAATCACAGACACACAGTTCCTGTTTCGCCAGTAGAGACAAAATCCGTAGCCGATTGGGATCACCCAAAAAACTAAAAAACTCTGCCATCCGTTGTGATTTTTCCACGGGGAGGACTTCCTCGATATAAGCGCTAAGTTCCTCAGTTTGTAGAGAATGAGTAATTTCACACGAAGGCGTTGCGGATGATTGGGTTTGAGCATTCATAAATTTCAAGAGTTAGCTTTGGAAGATTGCTTAAGCAAAATTTTATAACAGGTTTATAACAGGTGAACCGTTGTTCAGTTATTATATTTATATCTGAACAGATATTCACGTAATAACAGAGAGGGTTGAAATTATGACAGTTACTGTCGATCAGATGAAGTGTGCTTGTGAATCTTGCGTTTGTATCGTGAAAACAGATACTGCGATTGAGAAAGATGGTCACTTCTATTGTAGTGAGGCTTGCGCGAATGGTCACCCCAACGGTTCTGGATGTGGTCACACGGGGTGTGATTGTCATCGCTAGAATCTAAGGTGATTCAAGAAAACCCCTGAGGTAGTCTCTTTGGGGGTTGGAATTTTAGAATAATAATGATTATCATTCTGGCTAGGAATTAACTGAGAAACCTGTCATAATAGCATTCTCTTTTGGATTTCATACTACATGAGAGTTAGGGCTTTAATTTTAGAAACCTTATTCTGTTCCAACCCCTCCAACTCCTGTAATTTCAACCATCCTCCCTGCACCAATTCAGCCAAGATGAAAAGAAGGGTTGAAGGGTCATAGTGATACTTTCCATCAATTTCGTGACGTTTTGCACTTAAAAGATCGTGTAGATGCCATAGATCTTCTACTACTTCCACCTGTTTGGCTTGTTGCTCTACCTCTTGAATCAAAGCAGCGATTTCCCGTTTGTATGCTTTATTAAACGCTTCTTGTGCAATTTTCTCTTCCTGAGAAGACCATTGCTTGTCAGTTACTTGCATTATTTATGTTTGATTATCAAGTTTATTAATTTTCGCAATATATCTTAGCACAATTCTCATAAAGGGTTCTAATCTATTAAAAAAGGGAAAAGGAATTTGGCTGTTTCCCTTTCCCTGAAGTCATAACGAAGTTAAAACCTAGTTGGCAAGATTCATCAGTTCTTTAGGAGAGGCGAGTAAATCAATAGCAACAAAGAAAATTTTGTTTTGGTCATTGAGTAAGAAGCGCCACGCAATATTCATGCCCACGCCAGCACCGAACCAAGGCGTTTGTACTTTACCCGTTACCTTGATTTGAGTGTAACCATCTTCTGCGGGTTCTGACACACCGCGCTCAGGCAACAACTTCAGATTTTGGCACTCTTCGCGGAAGAATTGATAAATTTTATCTTTACCAACGATCGGGCGTCGAAAAGGAGGCTGTAATCCCCCATCTTCCTCAAAGAGTTCAATGAGAGCATCAAAGTCATTGGCATTGAGGTTATTCATATAGCTGAATATCGTCGGGTTGCTAACGCCTTCAATCTTCACTTGTTCCCGTTGCGACATATCTTGAGGAGGCTCTACGGGTTCAGTCACTCGCTTGACGTTCCCTAAATTCATCGGGTCAACCCCCATATCAACAACAGCATTCCGCAATACTGTAATTTGCTGTCCGCTTTCTAAGGTGCGAATGGTTTGTAAAACGGCCGAAGCATTTGCTGATAGTTTATAGTTATCGGGAATGGGAGCAACGAGACCTTGTTCCATCCAGACTCCCAGTTGATACCAAAAGCCGAGTTTAATATTAGGGCTCCAAGTGCCATAGGTACGGCTGATTTCTGTATCGGCTCGGTTCACTAGGTCACACATGACTTGCGTTTGTTCGGGAAAAGTCATCTGGCGAATTTTTTGCAAAGTGGGCTCGGCAAATTGCATATTAGCTGCGCCAGGGGCGGCAATGGTGATACCTTTCCCCATTTCTTTGTAAGCAAACCAGATTAAGGCAAGTTGGTCTTCAGCGCTGAGTTGATTAAAGCGCGCAATCGTGGCTGGAACAGCATCAGCGGCGGCTGTTTCTGGAAAAATATTGCGGGCTGATTCAATGGAAAAGGGCATGGATTGGCACTCCTACAAATCGTGATTGAGAAACGATAGCTTTTGAAATAGAAATAGATTGATATCTATTAAATTGAATCAATCAATTGATTTAACTGTAGCACTTGCTACCAGTCCTATTTCCTTGACGACGATCAGCTAAAAGTTTGGTGAAAGAAATCCCTAACCCCCCTAGGGCAAAATAAACACTGATTCAGTTAGGAGTTGGAGTAAATGCCTAATTGAGCTCGGCGAGATCGCGTTCCCAAAAACGTAAGATTTTTAATTTTTTGTTAAATTCCTTTACAAGAGGGTCTTGCTAAAATGATAATGATTATCATATTGATATAAGGATGAACTGATGATTACCGCTCAAAATTCTGTCCCTGTTACCGTTTTAACGGGCTATCTCGGTGCTGGTAAAACGACTCTACTGAATCGGATTCTCACCCATGAACATGGCAAAAAAGTTGCCGTCGTTGTTAATGAATTTGGAGAGGTTGGCATTGATAACCAGTTGGTGGTTAATACCGATGAAGAAATCTTTGAGATGAACAATGGCTGCATTTGCTGTACGGTGCGTGGTGATCTGATTCGGATGATTGGGAATTTGATGAAACGGCGGGATAAATTTGATCATCTGGTTATTGAAACCACAGGCATTGCCGATCCAGCCCCAGTGATTCAAACTTTTTTCATGGATGAAGATGTCCGCGCGCAAACCAATTTAGATGCGGTGATTACACTGATCGATGCTAAACATATCCATCAGCATTGGGATGCGGAAGAAGCCCAAGAACAAATTGCCTTTGCGGATGTAATTTTACTGAATAAAACGGATTTAGTGAGTCCAACGGAATTGAAAGATTTAGAAGGGCGCATTCGAGGGATGAATGTCATGGCAAAGATTTATCGCACGCAGGATGCACAAGTGGAAATGGATCGTATCTTGGGGGTACAGGCGTTTAATCTCGATCGCGCTTTAGAAGTGGATCCTGATTTCTTGGGGGAAGACGCGCACGAACATGATGAGACGGTTAAATCAGTGGTGATTGATGAGAGAGGACTTCTCGATGGCGATAAACTAGACCAGTGGGTCGGTGAACTTCTTCGTAATCAAGGACCCGATATTTTTCGGATGAAAGGTATTCTCAACATTCAAGGAGAGGACAATCGTATTGTTTTTCAAGGGGTGCATATGTTGTTTGATGGTAAAGCAGATCGTCCTTGGCTTCCCCATGAAACCCGTAAAAATGAACTGGTTTTCATTGGACGTAATTTAGATGAAGCTGAACTCAAAGCTGGATTCCGAAACTGTTTAATTAAAAAATGAGAAGTCGTATCGCATTTCAGGCTACAGGAGAGAGTCGTTTATCGGATTATATTAGCGCGATCGCGTGGTCGCCAACTGGAGACTTTGCCGTCAGTTCTGCTTCTGGAGAAGTTGCCCTTTTCAATTTAGATTCCTTTGTTCCCGTTTTCCTGCAATCCGCCAATGATTATGCGGTTGCTTGTCTGGCTTTCTCTAGTGATGGTCAATTTCTAGCCAGTGCTGGACAATTAGGACAAGTAAAAATCTGGGAGGTGTCTTCTGATTCTCCTCAAGTAATAGCCACCCTAGATTATCCTTCTACGTGGATTGATTGTTTAGTGTGGAATCCAGTGAATCATCACCTTGCCTTCAGCTTGGGAAAGTATATCCAAGTTTGGGATGCAATGACTCAAGAAATTATCACGACTCTGAATTTTGAAGCCTCATCGGTGCTAGATTTAGACTGGCGCAGGGATGGATTATGGCTAGCAGTGGGAGGATATCAGGCGACACAAGTTTGGAATACTCAAGACTGGGATGATGACCCCGAATTGATTGAAGTTCCTTCTGCTAGTATTGCCGTGAAATGGTCTCCTGACGCTCGTTATCTGGCTTGTGGCAATCTTGATCAAACCTTGTTGGTTACGGAATGGGGAAATCCCAATCCTTGGCTGATGCAGGGCTTTACGGGTAAAGTCCGTCAACTAGCTTGGTCTTCTTTTCCCAATCGTGCCGGTGCGCCTCTGTTAGCTGCCAGTAGTGGCAATGATATTGTGGTTTGGGAACGGAGTCAAAATCAACGCATTGGCTGGAGTAGTGAAGCGGTGAGTCATGAAGAACAAGTAGCTGCTCTGGCGTTTCATCCCCAAAGTCTGAGACTTGCCTCAGTGGGGAAAGATGGCTGGCTTCACTTTTGGCATCGCGGTCAGAAGTTGCTACAATCGTTTAACCCAACCTTAGCGGGATTTTCTAGTCTGAGTTGGCATCCGCAAGGTCATCATCTGGTTGCTGGCAGCGAAGCGGGAGAAGTTTGGCTTTGGTCGCAAACCAAAAGCGGACGTGGGTTTGGGTAATTTAAGCGTTAAAGCTGGTTCAAATAGATGAATTTGAGCCTAGGGTTCGCGGTAGCTGCTCTTCAGTGCAATTTTCCTTCGGCTTAGGTGCAAAACTCAAACTACATCCGGTTGGAGTCATCTTTTGCAGCTTTTAGCTGTAGGAAGGCGCGATTCTTAAAATTTTATTAATTAATGGGGATATCGGCTATGGTACAAGTTCCAGAGAAAACAATTACCTTAGAGGAGTTTCTGAAACAACCGGAAACCAAGCCAGCCAGCGAATATATTAACGGACAGATTATTCAAAAGCCTATGCCCCAAGGAAAGCATAGTATTCTTCAATGTGAGTTGGTAAATATAATTAATGCAGTTGTCAAAAAACAGCGCATTGCTCACGCTTTTCCCGAGTTGCGCTGTACCTTTGGCGGAAGTTCTGTTGTCGCTGATGTGACCGTCTTTGCTTGGGAACGCATTCCCGTTGATGAGAGTGGGGATATTGCCAATGTCTTTCCTCTTCCGCCAGATTGGATCGTTGAAATCCTTTCTCCAGACCAAAGTTCAACTAAAGTAACGGGAATCATTTTACACTGCCTGAATCATGGCACTGAAATGGGTTGGCTGATTGATCCCAAAGCGCGATCCATCCTTGTTTTCCCTCAAGGGCAACAACCCCAACTGCTGGCAGAGCCAGAAGAGATTTTACCCGTTCCTGATTTAGTGGGGAATTTGCGTTTAAGTATCGGCGAGATATTTAGTTGGTTAAAGTTATAGAATTTTTCAATCGCCTCCTCGGGATAGCAACTAACGATTTTCTGTGGCATTGGCTTGGGGTGGATCAATCCAATTTGCCAATAGTGCGATTGGAATCATTGGCAGCATCGGCAACAGACAAATCAGCCATTGCTTCCAGGTCAGGGGTGCGGTTTCAAACAGGATGTTCATCACACTCCACTGACTAAACAGCACTTGCAAAATGATGGCACCGGCAATTCCCAAAAGCAGAATTGGGGCATTAGCGATCGCGCTCCCCTGACCGCGCAAATATTGCCCAATGTTTGTCCCTAACTGACTGATACTGATCAAATAAACAATGCGGGCTGCAACTAGGGCTTGAATCGCCATGGTTCGTGCCACCGCAATATCCCCTGTGGAGGTCCGCGCCCATTCAAACAATCCGAAAATCAGAATCCAATTAAAAACTGATACTACCAGAATGCGACGGAATAGTTTTGGGGTGAGGAGGGGTTCATTCGGGTTACGGGGTGGTTGTTGCATTAACCCCCGAGATTTGGGTTCAAAGGCAAGGGGAACCGTCATCGTAATGGAGTTGATCATATTCAGCCAGAGGACTTGCAGAGATAAAATCGGCAACGCCCGCGCCAGCAAGGCACTAATCAAAATCGTCATCGATTCCCCGCCATTTACCGGCAGGAGAAACGCGATCGCCTTACGCAAATTCTGGTAAACCGTGCGTCCTTCTTCCACCGCAGCTTCGATGGAGGCAAAATTATCATCCGTCAACAGCATCGCAGCAGATTCACGGGCAACTTCCGTCCCGCCTTTGCCCATGGCAATGCCAATATCCGCCTGCTTCAGTGCTGGGGCATCGTTGACCCCATCCCCCGTCATGGCAACGATATTGCCTTTGGACTGGAGGGCTTCCACCAGTTGCAGTTTTTGGGCTGGCGCAACCCTAGCAAAGACAGACCCCTCAATGGCAGCATTGTGCAGCTCCGACTCACTCATTTGAGCTAACTGTTGCCCGGTCAAGGCGACAACCCCGGCAGGCGTTTGAATTCCCATTCGTTGCGCGATCGCCCGGGCTGTGGCAATGTGGTCGCCGGTGATCATCTTGACTTGAATCCCTGCTGACTGACAGG includes the following:
- a CDS encoding ATP-binding cassette domain-containing protein; translated protein: MTASPSVKQNTRPQENDWRLLLRLAPYATRNKPLLITSLSLLIPLSIAGAVQPLIIGQAISFLKDEKTWSFLDGMSFSQGLNILTGLLLLTIVIRLIFNALQGYLVQRVGQEITANIRNDLFNHVTSLAANFFDRTPVGRLVTRLTSDVEALGDVFSTGAVGIISDIVYIIVITITIFTLQWQLATLLILMFFPVTGLIIYFQRKYRNANYRSREELSSLNSMLQENVVGINIVQLFRRENFNNDLFRKINQRYLKEIKQTIFYESAVSATLEWIALIAIAGVLALGGILILGDSLNFGTLSAFILYAQRLFEPLRQFAEKFTLLQTGFTGVERITELLSEPIEIRDPERQQQKDLSAVSTAEGVKGEIRFENVSFAYKKDEPVLKNLDFLIKPGEKVALVGPTGAGKSSIIRLLCRLYEPTSGRILVDGIDIRDLPQKDLRRHIGVILQENFLFAGDVKDNITLGERYSFETVKQAAAMTNVNRFIEQLPQGYDTPLRERGNNLSGGQKQLLAFARVAIRDPRVLVLDEATASLDVGTEALVQDALSHLLEERTAIIIAHRLSTIRDVDRILVLKQGELVESGTHDELIAEGGMYSSLYQLQMMGQR
- a CDS encoding plasmid maintenance system killer protein, with product MIQSYADSRTERFANGERVPQFESFRRQAEKRLRILEAAMSLDDLRQLRSNRLEALKGDRARQYSIRVNSQWRICFEWSQDADGPEKVEIVDYHP
- a CDS encoding HigA family addiction module antidote protein, which codes for MARTPIHPGEILADELDVLNLSATDLANQINVPADYITQLIRGESNLTADLALRLGQYFNTTAELWMNLQKTYELDQARLALGSTLESIPKHSQHSS
- a CDS encoding methyltransferase domain-containing protein; protein product: MATILRKWSYQYQWLYDAIARLSALSVGGEARFRELALQGLSFDAHSQILDLCCGAGQTTQFLLQYSHHVTGLDASPLALERAKKRAPEANYVEGLAEALPFATASFDIVQTSVALHEMKPEQLTQILEAVYRVLKPEGTFACIDLHQPHNPIFVPGLAAFMTLFETETAWQFVKLNLPEKLSAIGFKDCQQTLYAGGSLQVVQAKK
- a CDS encoding metalloregulator ArsR/SmtB family transcription factor, producing the protein MNAQTQSSATPSCEITHSLQTEELSAYIEEVLPVEKSQRMAEFFSFLGDPNRLRILSLLAKQELCVCDLAESLGMSESAVSHQLRNLRAMRLVGYQKRGRKVFYHLADHHILELYQAVAEHLDEK
- a CDS encoding metallothionein gives rise to the protein MTVTVDQMKCACESCVCIVKTDTAIEKDGHFYCSEACANGHPNGSGCGHTGCDCHR
- a CDS encoding Red carotenoid-binding protein; translated protein: MPFSIESARNIFPETAAADAVPATIARFNQLSAEDQLALIWFAYKEMGKGITIAAPGAANMQFAEPTLQKIRQMTFPEQTQVMCDLVNRADTEISRTYGTWSPNIKLGFWYQLGVWMEQGLVAPIPDNYKLSANASAVLQTIRTLESGQQITVLRNAVVDMGVDPMNLGNVKRVTEPVEPPQDMSQREQVKIEGVSNPTIFSYMNNLNANDFDALIELFEEDGGLQPPFRRPIVGKDKIYQFFREECQNLKLLPERGVSEPAEDGYTQIKVTGKVQTPWFGAGVGMNIAWRFLLNDQNKIFFVAIDLLASPKELMNLAN
- a CDS encoding GTP-binding protein; translation: MITAQNSVPVTVLTGYLGAGKTTLLNRILTHEHGKKVAVVVNEFGEVGIDNQLVVNTDEEIFEMNNGCICCTVRGDLIRMIGNLMKRRDKFDHLVIETTGIADPAPVIQTFFMDEDVRAQTNLDAVITLIDAKHIHQHWDAEEAQEQIAFADVILLNKTDLVSPTELKDLEGRIRGMNVMAKIYRTQDAQVEMDRILGVQAFNLDRALEVDPDFLGEDAHEHDETVKSVVIDERGLLDGDKLDQWVGELLRNQGPDIFRMKGILNIQGEDNRIVFQGVHMLFDGKADRPWLPHETRKNELVFIGRNLDEAELKAGFRNCLIKK
- a CDS encoding Uma2 family endonuclease; this encodes MVQVPEKTITLEEFLKQPETKPASEYINGQIIQKPMPQGKHSILQCELVNIINAVVKKQRIAHAFPELRCTFGGSSVVADVTVFAWERIPVDESGDIANVFPLPPDWIVEILSPDQSSTKVTGIILHCLNHGTEMGWLIDPKARSILVFPQGQQPQLLAEPEEILPVPDLVGNLRLSIGEIFSWLKL